ACACGAATGTGTGTGAGAACCTAATCACAGGTACTTGTGGTGCAGCTCCCTCTATGTGTCCCCCTCCCCCTAAAGAGGTTCCGCTGTGCTCCTAGAGGAAGGGAACCTCAACGGCTTCGCTTAAGCATCCGGCTATACACATCAGTGCAGCTCTGGCCACTTTGGATAGCTCTGGCTAAGCAGCCAAATGCAACTTAAAAAGAATTAAGgtcaatataaaaaataaaatgccacaTTTCATACCATAGGAAAGCCTATGATTCTTGTTTAAACTAACTGCTGATGATAGAAATAGCTCATAACATGAGCGTGATGGCCggctaaatgtgtgtgtgtgtgtgtgtgtgtgtgtgggggggggggggggggggtgtcttgcAGAAGTGGTACAATCAGAGCCTACTTCAGTATCTGGTTCCCATTTGTCTGGTTACATGGGAAGAAACTGAAAACCAGTACAGCCCTGCTACCTACTAGCAGCCATTGAACACTTACCATACACTTCATAAACTAATGTAGCTTGTAATCCAGTCACAAAACTCACTTTCAAGATTTAAAATGACAAAGAATGAaagaattttatttaaaatagacTGTCATGATTGAGATGCCACTGGAATGGCAGGTCTTGTAAGAGGGCCTGGCTGCATTACCGGAGCGCAGATTAATTCCGGATCAGGGGAAGATGACGAGCTGATAAACAAAatccatttgtttttttaataccGTCGGAACGTTATCCGACTGGAGCTCAAGTTAAATCCCCGCCAGCCTCTCATAGGTGCCTATTGCAGATTCAGGTCCATGTCCCCCCCTGAGGACTGACAGCACAATCCAGGCACAATAAAGCGATCACAGAGCGTGCGCCTAAATCTTACCTGAGTTACGTGTTGTGTTTTtagtactgggggggggggggaggtagggATGGTGGGGTTGGGGAAGTGCTTAGCCAGAATGTTCCGGCATTGAGGGGGCGTGGGGCCCAGCCGAGCGCCGCggaaaatgaaatttaaataaataacacacacacacagctggccCTCCGAGGTTCCTTCCCAAGGTTGCACAAGGCTGATCAAGGACCCTGAGACTGGCATCTCCAGCTGACTGCagagggctggggggtggggggggggggggggggaaggggagggagggggctcCTGAGTTTCAGGTCTCAGCACAGGAGGGAAACAGAATGGAGCCACAGATGCAGGCTGTGCACAGCACTTTGGTCCCTCAAGCTGGTTTTGacgtgacacacacacacacacacacacacacacacacacacacgtgatcaACAACTGACTCCCATCACAGATGATATTCACTTTAAAGGTTAAACCTGAGTTCCCTATTGCAATTTTAAGAGCAAGACAAATATTTCAGCCCCaggactccccccccctcccccctccctccctaaaCCCAGCAATGGTGCAGTGCAGTTAAAACACTTGGTCCCTATCATGCAGCAGCTAAGATCACCACAGATGCatcattacccccccccccccccaggtctcaGCACACACCCTTAGCTCCTAACATACACTATCCCTATTGACAGAACATTGCAAAATATACTGAAAAATAAGTTACGTGGGTACTTCTGGCTTTTAATGACATATTCAATCATATATATTTAATGagccttaaaaaaaattatatcatgGACAATCAATACCAAAATCTGGAatagaaaaacaaaagcaataaaacCAAATGCATTTCATGCTTTTTATTTACTAAAACTCGTTATAAAAAGTAGACAATTAACTGTTTGCTATAATTTATTGCAATTTTTGACAACATGCATCAGACAAATTGAAATGGGAAGTTTTGGGGATATCAAGGTCGTTAGTACATTTGCGAGGGAAAATGTCTTGTGTCGAAGCCAAAATACATGAGAAAGACAACGGGCAAAAGTTTATGAAACTTATTTTACACGGTGATATGAGATTAAAAGGTATGCAACAGAAAGATGTGCGGGCAAGAGCGCCGTGATAAGATCGGGGCGGCTTTTGCTCGCACGTACGCGTTATGAGGAGGATTACAGGACTTGGTGAAACTTTTGTTACGCGgtgtgtaacaaaaaaaaaagtgtctgaATCGCCTTTACCTGCGCAGGCAGTACAATAGCCGGCGAGGGGGTGGCAGGCTGCCCGTTCGACTCGAGGGAAGCGGCCGGCTGCGGGTCAGTTCTCACCGGCACCTCGGCGGGGGAGGCATCGGGCTCCGCCGACCGCGCACAAAGCTTTTTGGGGGACGCAGGTCCGGACAGGTCAACGGGGTATATCGGCCGCGGCCGCTTCGTCGTTTTGGGGGGCTTGATCTCTATGCCATCTTCGACCTGGTGCACGAAAGGGACCACCAACTGGAACTGATGCTGCGCCCGGCTGACCGTTTCCGGAGCAGCGTGCAGAGGCGCTAACTTTGACCCGATGCCAGCGATGCTGTTCAGAGTAGCGATGGAGACGGCGCCGATGCAGTGGTTCGTGTAGGTCTTAGACAGCTTGGCGGCCCTGGACAGCATCTGCATCCTCGTACCCAGCAGGTTCTTGCCTATCGCCTTGTTCTCGTACCAGGTCATGTCGCTCTCGCTGCAGTGGTCCCGGGGTCTCTGGAAAAACGCCTTACAGAGCGGATTGCGCTTGGAGATGTACTTCACGAAGCTGGCATAGGGGCAGAACTCCGTGCCGGTCTCATACATTCGGGGCAGGTTGTCGTCGTCAGTGTCAGACCTTTTTTTACTCCATGACGCTGATCTGGACTTGTGATACGGCCCCAGCGCTTTGAAGTATATAAACTTCCTCCCATCCTCGTCGATCGCCAGTCCGAATgagtcctcctccagctcccgctGGTTCTCCCTCCCCCTGGTGCAGAAATACATGCAGGTCTCAAACCACACTTTGTTTAGCAAGCCGAAAGGCGTGTTCGTGTTGAACACGCTGGAGGTGTACAGCTTCCTCAGGTCCGCACGGGTGATCGCCTGCTTCTGCACAACGGGACCTGCGCCCTGCTCCTCCAGCTTCCTTATGACCGCCGCCAGCGTCAGGTTCGCGCTCCTCAGCTCCGGGTCCTTGGTCAGGTCCAGGGTGCGACAGTAAGGCGGTTCATTCAGGTACCTATTCAGGGAGCTCCTGATGCTGATGAGAGAAGACTTGCTGTACAGCTGTCCACTTTTCGAGCGCGCCTCCGCATAAAAGGAGCGTAGCACCTTGCACAGCGCCTCCTTGTCCATAGTTTCAAAGTCAGGACTTTGGGATTTCTCGCTCAGGTACTCCCGGAAAATCCGGACCGCGTACCTGGTGGCCAGACGCGTGTTTTCACTAAGTCTGGAGCGATCTGAGCGCTGCAGATCCGCCTCCAAGTCCGAGTCCAGCCCTGGGATGTGAAAGGGGTCTGCCACCGCGTCGAACTCACTACACCGGTCCGTATTGCGCATAAGGACCGCTTTCGCCTCCCCACCGGAACAGTTCTCCGTGTCCCCACACTCCGCTTCCCActcctcttcatcctcatcctcctcgtCCCCGGTTATCTGTATCTCCTGAATCTCGTCCTCTTCTTCATCGCTCCTGCCCTGGCTGCCACTTCGCTTGTTTTCCGTGCCCTCGGTACCGGCGTCGCAGTCCCCGCTGCCAGGCATTCTCGCCATATTGCGGTCCCTCTGTCAGTCCCCGGGCCGGGCGCATGCGCTATATTGGACCGCAGCGCTAAGAGCTTTTGTATTTAGTGACCTTCAGCTACAGGCAGACTGCCTCTTAAAGGTGCAGGGACCGAGCGCACCGAAAGGAGCACGGCTGCCGTCCGGAGCAATCGTACTTTTCCCCCTAGCATCGGTCTGCAGAGTCCAGTATTGGACCGCACAGCCGCCGTTATTTAAAGTAACGCTTCCAGTGACGCTCGGCTTTTACATCTGGAAGAGCCCGGAGAGCGGAGTAGCTGCAGAAATTTTTGGTGCACCATATACAGTAGTTATACGTAATACTTAGATGTCACCAGGTGCTgttaaaaaacaattaaaaggcTGCGGTAGCAGAAAATCGATCAAGCATAAATACTAAGCTGAATAAAGAGTTGTAGTTAATAAATCAGGATGCAATGATTAAGTGATTGGTCTATTAAGTTTTACGTCAaatgttgttaaaaaaaaagtctgaagCCTTGCCAGGTACATGCAGCATCGTATAATGAACATCACTTTTCTAAAGTCTATTGTTACACTTTCGTTAGATGTGTGCATGTCTCGGCACACCTTCAAACACCTACGCAGCTGGGTATCAAGCCCAAAACTGCGAGAACTTGGGAAACAAAGGAAGTTTATAGGATTTTTATATAGGTAAGGAGACGTGGGAGGGCAAACGAGTTTTACTACACTCCAGCTGGACATGATTCAGCTGCATTTCGCCGCTGCCTTGAATGACATCTGGTCCAAGCTATGATGTCTATTCCTTATAATCCGTGCCTCGTTCACTTTAAGTTACCCATCGCAGTACATGTCTCCACTGTATAGCAAACGACACCCACCTGACCGTACCTGCGACACTGGTGACATCACAAGTGACActcggaggggggcggggggtattGGATCCTGTGCGGGGGGCAATTTGCACATAGGAGAAGGCGAGCGTGCCCAATACCTTTTCCTGTGTAGGCTACATACGAATGCGTTATAAGGGAAACGTTATACGCGTTATTGTTGAAGCAGTTGATTACAAAGTAATTCAAAATTTATAAAGTTTTTACTGGACATTTTATATAATCTCAAAGAAAATCTAATCGACACACTTCGAGGACTATAGTCTTGTGAGCTATCCACACAGCAGGAAACTGATCAGAAATACAACCGCTCTTTTCTGAAGACAGGAAAAAGAAGGTCGGGGATTGTGGAAATGTTAACAACGTGTAATGTAACAAACGGAATCCAAGACTTTATGATAAAAACGTGATGTTTTGAGTAAAGATATACAGAAGCGTCAAAGGAAAGGTTAAATTATCAAATAACCATATTGCCCAGTACTAAGTTGTCtttaaatttttgtttttttccactgaaaCATGGAGATGTATTATTTAAGCACTATGAACCCAACTGTTCTACCTTAAACCTCCACAGTACAAAAATGTCTCGTGGGCACATGTGACCTCAATTGAACAATGCACCCCTCCCTAGGCTATCTATATCACTGCACACAAATGCCTCCTAGACTCTAAAATATGCACTTGACTTAATGACTTTAACGATACCGTTGCTCCATTTTAAAATTATGCACAAGTTTGTAGGCGCCATTAATGGAAACAAAGCACGAAAAAAATCGTATCATAATTTGCACGGTGAAAATTAGTTAATTTAATACACAGCAATAATCTACCAAACACTTGCTTTTCctatattatatataacatGCTTTTGATACTTATAAAGTGAAGAGCCATATACATGTCTATGAGCAcacataaccacacacacacattgtgagtgagagagagagagagagagagagagagacacacacacacacacacacttatgtTGTCTTGCCACTTTGTCTCAAAGTCCTCCAGGCTGTTATAGGACCAGTCAGACTAAGATAGGCAATTctctatttttttaaatgtgagggttgtaagaggggccataattcatacagtgACCCACCGTATCATTAGCCAACGATATGCTTTGAATCAGGGAgtgaagggggagggggtactttgggggccaatcagctatCAGCTTCGGCCAGTGctcctgtggccccgcccaccccgtATAGGCCCTTGCTGAATGATGTCCACAGGCAGCAATAGCGTTACACCATCACGGAGCTGGTGGCTCCCCTTAGTCAGCACCCATTACACACCTATGCAGTTGTTTGTCACAGGGTACAGCAGAACAACCCAAGGACCCTTACAGCCTATTGGTAAGTGGGCAAAACCACTGGGAAGTTGAACAGAGACTCTTTCACTAATTTACCGTCTTATGACATCTCTGCACTGTGCTTCCTGTCCATTTGTAATTTCTACTGTATTCTTTACTTTGCATATTATTGTCCTGTAAAGTTTCTCCTGTGTATCTTGTTATATTATCCTGTCTCACATATTTGGCGCCTACCTACAATTACTTCTGGTATGTTTGTACATATTGGCAGTAAAGTGTCCCAAGTTCTTTTTCTACTGAACTCAATATTCATGGAGACCACTGAGCTAGCTGACACGATCTGTATTCTCCTGTCTGTAAGataaatatgtacatgcataaaaacTATCCCTCACTACAATTTCAGCTGCTGACCGTTATGATTATATTACCTCTGCTTGGCACCCCAATGGCAGTTTCTAGAACAGGGTTCTCCAACTCCGggcctggagagctaccgtccagtaggttttctatcctacctggcttctgatgagcctcacctgttctcaggtaaataccaggaacaggtgtggctcatcagaagccaagtaggatagaaaacctactggatagtagctctcctggaccggagttggagacccctgttctaGAACATTCAGAAGTAGTCAGATTACAAGTGCAGCCTGAACAGAACCGTCTCCATTTTCCAGATCATTTCTGTTAGACCTTTCCCCCTAATCTCTGTGTCAATGCCTACTACACATAAACCCCATCTCCTACAAACTCACAGGTTCTGCGTTTAAAAGCAATACTCAAATTATacttaaagttaaaaaaacactgtaGGAAGATGCAAATGGGGCAAATGTAAAACTGGCTAAATCACAGTTACTTGGGGTACAATAACtagaccagggttattcaaatcacggtcctcagaGGCCAAGCattgctgattttccagccttccttcacctgcaagccaggtgtgaagcctccagccaaatcagaatcagtaaaCTAACCtgaagaactgaaaacaaggcctggatttggaatcaaggccCTGAACtagagttttttttcttaagaaaaaaaaaagtgaagcaGTGCTTACATTCCATTTACTGAAGTTAGAATGATGTAATTTCCTTTGAACTGCTCTCCGATCATTTACATTCAGTATGTTAGGACCATACCCCAGAAACACACTACATCAACAGCAACTCCCAGTGATACAGCAGTACACGATAGAGATATTTAAAAAAGCTCATTCTCTTCAACAGCCTGTCTCCAAGGACAGCGTGGTGAATTTGTGAAAACTAGCCTGAGCTATTtggtgtctatgtgtgtgtttgtgtgtgaagaGCACTCAGTCCCAAGCCACTTCATTGCAAAGGCTCTGGGTCACTAACCAGACCACTAATTGGATCAGAGGTGGATaaagatggacggatggatctTGCCTCAGGTAACTGGCAAACACTTCCTGGTcggcatttttttttgcatatgaaACAAATTCTCTTGAGGTTTTGGAACAAGTACGGGAGGGAAAATTAATAAATAGACCATTTTCCAAATCCCTCTACCTCCAACCAGTGTGTAGAAGGAGCACTCAGATGATTGGAACCCAAAGTAAAGTCCATCCATAACTAAGACAGAAATACAGCACCAAATAAAAGACGACTATAAAGTTTAAGAGGTGCATTAAGGACTTGTGGGTGcgtataattttatttatttacacacacacacacacacacacacacacacacacacacacacacacacacacacacacacctatataGTAAAAGGGAACAAAAAAAGCATATATATCCAGTACAGATCTGCATCAATATGCTAAACATCAAGGACTATGCAGGTTTGGGACCAGGGCGCCTTTGAGCATGGAAGAGGGAGATTTCTGTCCCTTTTAGTATGGTAGCCAGGCATGTCACCATGGAAgggtcccccacccccctcttaaaaaaagaaaagctgccctcattttaatttacattttaattctgGTTAGTGCAAGCCGTTTCACACCTCTATACCCAATTAGCAATTAGCTGTCTTCCGAGTCGAGACCTTCACGCTGACGTCTGATCCGTAGCCGATCTATATGCAGCTTGTGCAGATAGTGATA
This window of the Paramormyrops kingsleyae isolate MSU_618 chromosome 1, PKINGS_0.4, whole genome shotgun sequence genome carries:
- the LOC111851647 gene encoding uncharacterized protein isoform X1 is translated as MARMPGSGDCDAGTEGTENKRSGSQGRSDEEEDEIQEIQITGDEEDEDEEEWEAECGDTENCSGGEAKAVLMRNTDRCSEFDAVADPFHIPGLDSDLEADLQRSDRSRLSENTRLATRYAVRIFREYLSEKSQSPDFETMDKEALCKVLRSFYAEARSKSGQLYSKSSLISIRSSLNRYLNEPPYCRTLDLTKDPELRSANLTLAAVIRKLEEQGAGPVVQKQAITRADLRKLYTSSVFNTNTPFGLLNKVWFETCMYFCTRGRENQRELEEDSFGLAIDEDGRKFIYFKALGPYHKSRSASWSKKRSDTDDDNLPRMYETGTEFCPYASFVKYISKRNPLCKAFFQRPRDHCSESDMTWYENKAIGKNLLGTRMQMLSRAAKLSKTYTNHCIGAVSIATLNSIAGIGSKLAPLHAAPETVSRAQHQFQLVVPFVHQVEDGIEIKPPKTTKRPRPIYPVDLSGPASPKKLCARSAEPDASPAEVPVRTDPQPAASLESNGQPATPSPAIVLPAQDSRANMSRPMITRSPASPLSSQGIPTPAQLTKSNAPVHIDVGGHMYTSSLATLTKYPDSRIGRLFDGTEPIVLDSLKQHYFIDRDGHMFRYILNFLRTSKLLIPDDFKDYSLLYEEARYFQLQPLLAELERWKQEQELGWASRPCECLVVRVAPDLGERISLSGDKALIEEVFPEIGDVMCNSVNAGWNHDSTHVIRFPLNGYCHLNSVQVLERLQQRGFDIVGSCGGGVDSSQFSEYVLRRELRRGQRGPSVIRIKQEPLD